The nucleotide window TGTGGCGCCCCATCCTGGACGCCGCGGAGGAGTACGGCGTCGATCTGGCCTACGAGATCCATCCGGGCGAGGACCTGCACGACGGCGTCAGTTTCGAGCGCTTCCTGGAGGCCACGGGGGATCACAAACGCGTGAACATCCTCTACGACCCGTCTCACTTCGTCCTCCAGTGCATGGATTACATCGGTTATATCAGGACCTACGCCCCTCGCATCAAGGCTTTTCACGTGAAGGACGCGGAGTTTTCCCCGTCGGCGCGTCAGGGCGTCTACGGAGGGTACGGGGCCTGGAGGGAACGGGCCGGGCGTTTCCGCAGCCTGGGCGACGGGGATGTGGACTTCAAAAAGGTCTTCTCCGCCCTGACCGAGGTCGGATACGATTCCTGGGCGGTTCTGGAGTGGGAGTGCTGCATCAAGGATTTTCGGCAGGGGGCAAGGGAGGGGGCGCCCTTCATCGAATCCCTGTTGATCGATACGGCGGAAAAGGCCTTCGACGACTTCGCCGGAGGGGATACGGACGGGGCGAGGAACCGAAGGATCCTCGGCCTGGATTGAACGAGGAGAGGGGAAGGAGGCGAAGGACGTGCGAAAACTCCTGGGGGGCATCATCGGAGGAGGGGAGAACTCCTTCATCGGCTACGCCCACAGAGCTGCGGCCACCCTGGACGGGGAGGCCGAGATCGTGGCGGGGGTCCTCTCGTCGGACCCCGAGCGGGGCAGGGCCCGAGGGGCCGCTTTGGGGCTGGACCCCAGCCGCGTCTATCCGGACTGCGAGAGCATGATACGCGGGGAGAAGGCCCTCCCCGAGGGACGGCGAGTCGACTTCGTGATCATAGCCGTTCCCAATGCGCCCCATCACGAGTTGTCGATGGCGTTTTTGAAGGAGGGATTCCACGTCTTCTCGGACAAGCCCATGGCGGTGTCCCTCGCTCAGGCCCTTTCGATCCGTGCGGAGGCGAAACGGCGCGGTCTCCTGTATGCCCTGACCCACGGCTACACCGGATATCCCATGGTCAAGCAGGCCCGGCATCTGGTCCGGGAGGGCGAACTCGGGAGGCTGCTTCGGGTCGTGGTGGAGTACACCCAAGGGTGGCTCGCCCCGCTCGTCGAAAATCCCGAGGCGTTTACGACATGGCATCTGAACCCCGATGTATCGGGCCCTTCCTGCACGATGATGGACGTCGGAGTACATGCGATCAACCTCGTTAACACCGTTACCGGCCTCGTCCCGGAGCAGATCTGCGCGGATCTTGGCTCCGCCATTCCCGGAAATCCTCTGGATGACAACGGCAGCGTTCTGATCCGCTTTGACGGCGGCGTGCGGGGCCTCCTCCACGCCTCTCAGGTCTCGTCGGGGGAGGGCAACGCCCTCAGGCTTAGAGTCTATGGGACGCGGGGCGGGCTTTTCTGGGATCAGGAAAACCCCGACGTGTTGGAGTGCATGAACCCCGACGGCACGAGCACGATCTACAGGAAGGGAAGCGCCTGTCTCTGCGAGGACGCCCGGGGGGCGGCCCGCCTTCCCGGAGGGCATCCGGAGGGGCTGGTTCGGGCTTTCGCCAACATCTACCAGGGCGGGTTCAAGGCCATCCGCGGCGAGAGGGACAGGCCGGGCTGGGATTATCCCTGCTCGTTTCAGGGGACTGTCACCCTGGCCTTCGTCGAGGCGGTCCTGAAAAGTTCCGCCTCCAAGTCCTGGACGGACGTTGCCCGGGTGGAATGAAGGGCTGTTTGGCTTTCGGTGGCAGAGGGGTCGTTTCCTCCGGGAACGGCCC belongs to Fretibacterium sp. OH1220_COT-178 and includes:
- a CDS encoding sugar phosphate isomerase/epimerase family protein: MSTIKGPGIFLAQCYGTEPPFDSLSGLTSWAGALGYRGVQIPANEKGLIDVDLAAASPAYCDDLRERCNGLAITELATHLFGQLVAVHPAYDDLFDVFAEPSVRGSPRERQRWAVWKMINAIKASANLGLRVVPTFSGALLWPFVYPWPQRPLGLVEEGFAELARLWRPILDAAEEYGVDLAYEIHPGEDLHDGVSFERFLEATGDHKRVNILYDPSHFVLQCMDYIGYIRTYAPRIKAFHVKDAEFSPSARQGVYGGYGAWRERAGRFRSLGDGDVDFKKVFSALTEVGYDSWAVLEWECCIKDFRQGAREGAPFIESLLIDTAEKAFDDFAGGDTDGARNRRILGLD
- a CDS encoding Gfo/Idh/MocA family protein, translated to MRKLLGGIIGGGENSFIGYAHRAAATLDGEAEIVAGVLSSDPERGRARGAALGLDPSRVYPDCESMIRGEKALPEGRRVDFVIIAVPNAPHHELSMAFLKEGFHVFSDKPMAVSLAQALSIRAEAKRRGLLYALTHGYTGYPMVKQARHLVREGELGRLLRVVVEYTQGWLAPLVENPEAFTTWHLNPDVSGPSCTMMDVGVHAINLVNTVTGLVPEQICADLGSAIPGNPLDDNGSVLIRFDGGVRGLLHASQVSSGEGNALRLRVYGTRGGLFWDQENPDVLECMNPDGTSTIYRKGSACLCEDARGAARLPGGHPEGLVRAFANIYQGGFKAIRGERDRPGWDYPCSFQGTVTLAFVEAVLKSSASKSWTDVARVE